In a single window of the Bacteroidota bacterium genome:
- a CDS encoding DegT/DnrJ/EryC1/StrS family aminotransferase, with amino-acid sequence MEKRIIQISQPSMGQEEWEAMREPVFSGWITQGPKVAEFEKLFAQRHQVKHALAVSNCTTALHLALLAGKVGPGDEVIIPAFTWVSTANAVLYCNATPVFCDVDPVTFNLDVADMKKRITSKTKAIIPVHLFGLCADVNAVKNAAPGIFIVEDGACASGAMLHGRSAGALGDVGCFSFHPRKSVTTGEGGMLTTNDDAIAEHLNRLRNHGASVSEEQRHKGPRPYILPEFDIVGYNYRMTDVQGALGIVQIKKLDQFIDERNKWAKWYSGKLSPLKWLRTPVVADGYRHGWQSFVTFIDEKISPMKRNDIMEALQQKGISTRPGTHAVHMLGYYAKNFNIKPDDFPGAKRANDLSMAIPLHNRMRAEDYAYVADAILSLG; translated from the coding sequence ATGGAAAAACGTATCATCCAGATCTCTCAGCCGTCCATGGGACAGGAAGAATGGGAAGCCATGCGCGAACCGGTTTTCAGCGGATGGATCACGCAGGGGCCAAAAGTTGCTGAGTTCGAAAAATTATTTGCACAGCGTCACCAGGTAAAACATGCACTCGCGGTTTCCAATTGCACCACTGCATTACATCTTGCTTTACTCGCAGGAAAAGTAGGCCCCGGCGATGAAGTGATCATTCCCGCATTCACATGGGTCTCTACTGCCAATGCAGTGTTGTATTGTAACGCAACCCCTGTTTTCTGCGATGTGGATCCGGTAACATTCAACCTCGATGTTGCGGACATGAAAAAAAGGATAACATCAAAAACAAAAGCGATCATTCCCGTTCATCTTTTCGGTTTGTGCGCCGATGTGAATGCGGTGAAAAATGCAGCACCCGGAATTTTCATTGTAGAAGATGGCGCGTGTGCTTCGGGAGCCATGCTTCATGGAAGATCAGCCGGTGCGCTCGGTGACGTTGGATGTTTTTCTTTTCACCCGAGAAAATCAGTTACTACCGGCGAAGGAGGAATGCTCACAACAAATGATGATGCCATTGCCGAACACCTGAATCGTCTTCGAAATCATGGCGCATCTGTTTCCGAAGAACAGCGTCATAAAGGCCCGCGTCCGTATATTCTCCCTGAATTCGATATCGTCGGATATAATTATCGCATGACCGATGTGCAGGGCGCTCTCGGAATTGTGCAGATAAAAAAACTGGATCAGTTTATCGATGAAAGAAATAAATGGGCGAAATGGTATTCCGGAAAACTTTCTCCGCTCAAATGGTTACGCACGCCGGTTGTTGCCGATGGCTATCGTCACGGATGGCAATCTTTCGTCACATTCATCGATGAAAAAATTTCACCGATGAAGAGAAATGATATCATGGAAGCGTTGCAGCAAAAGGGGATCAGCACGCGCCCGGGTACGCATGCGGTACACATGCTCGGGTACTACGCGAAGAATTTTAATATCAAACCGGATGATTTTCCCGGCGCAAAAAGAGCGAATGATCTTTCCATGGCTATCCCGTTGCACAACAGAATGAGAGCTGAAGATTACGCTTACGTTGCAGACGCTATTCTTTCACTCGGCTGA
- a CDS encoding class I SAM-dependent methyltransferase encodes MEESFVDFTLNRIAQQNPLHFKKARKNVKKIWENEEARVKANAFYDKYDSFLKQIGKTRAYAVDSYLKMIHDVMNESIHFEKTGEYTSKSFDEVNKRVYANPDIMDYYMHGLLMSQFIWLHHFELLKFYVDSLPRYKPYVKHYLEVGGGHGLYVNEAVRCFTNSLDNNVIDISKISLEMAKNFVESPSVNFILSDIFKYFPENKFDFITMGEVLEHVEDPVALLKKLHELLADNGRVFVTTPTNAPAIDHIYLFRNAAEIRDVIDKAGFAIEEELCVYAEDVPEEIAEQLKITLMYAAFLRKK; translated from the coding sequence ATGGAAGAATCATTTGTCGATTTTACGCTCAACCGCATTGCACAGCAAAACCCTCTTCATTTCAAGAAGGCCAGGAAAAATGTGAAGAAGATATGGGAGAATGAAGAAGCGCGCGTGAAAGCAAATGCATTTTACGATAAGTACGATTCATTTCTCAAACAGATCGGGAAAACGAGAGCGTATGCGGTCGACAGTTATCTCAAAATGATCCACGATGTGATGAATGAATCGATCCATTTTGAAAAAACCGGAGAATACACCAGCAAATCATTTGATGAAGTGAACAAGCGTGTTTATGCAAATCCCGACATCATGGATTATTACATGCACGGTTTGCTCATGTCACAGTTCATCTGGCTGCATCATTTCGAATTGCTCAAATTTTATGTCGATTCACTTCCGCGGTACAAACCTTATGTGAAACATTATCTCGAAGTTGGTGGCGGGCACGGGTTGTATGTGAATGAAGCGGTTCGTTGTTTCACCAATTCTTTAGACAATAATGTGATCGATATTTCGAAGATCTCATTGGAGATGGCGAAGAATTTTGTAGAATCTCCCTCGGTGAATTTCATTCTCTCGGATATTTTCAAATATTTTCCTGAGAATAAATTCGATTTCATTACGATGGGCGAAGTGCTCGAACACGTGGAAGACCCGGTAGCGCTGCTGAAAAAATTACACGAACTTCTCGCTGATAACGGAAGAGTTTTCGTGACCACCCCGACGAACGCACCGGCCATCGACCACATTTATCTTTTCCGGAATGCAGCTGAGATTCGCGATGTCATCGACAAAGCCGGGTTCGCCATCGAAGAGGAACTCTGTGTTTATGCCGAAGATGTTCCGGAAGAAATTGCAGAACAACTGAAGATCACGCTCATGTACGCCGCTTTTCTCAGGAAAAAATAA
- a CDS encoding NAD-dependent epimerase/dehydratase family protein, translating into MEIKNKKILVIGGAGFIGGFVVAELLKENAGEVIIYDNFARGKMENISASLKDSRCSIYPLGGDVRETDILNDAMKGVDYVFHLAAMWLLHCKDYPRTAFDVNIAGTFNVLEACVKNKVKKLIYSSSASVYGDAVEVPMTEDHPFNNKNFYGSTKIAGEAMCTAFNDRYGLNVIGLRYMNVYGPGQDQHAVYSGVVPIMLNKIDANEAPVINGDGTQAYDFIYVEDVAACNVAALKSDVNYGFYNVGTGVQTTIKTLCDTILRLKKSGLKVTYKPYSADDARSLVQNRIGSKEKAEKELGFVFQYNLDEGLLRLIKWRDQSRK; encoded by the coding sequence ATGGAAATAAAAAATAAAAAAATACTGGTCATCGGTGGAGCCGGGTTCATCGGCGGATTTGTCGTTGCTGAATTGCTGAAAGAAAATGCCGGCGAAGTGATCATCTACGACAATTTCGCTAGAGGGAAAATGGAAAATATCAGCGCGTCGCTTAAGGATTCGCGCTGCAGCATTTACCCGCTCGGGGGCGATGTGCGTGAAACCGATATTCTCAACGATGCGATGAAAGGCGTCGATTATGTTTTTCATCTTGCGGCCATGTGGTTGCTGCACTGCAAAGATTATCCGCGCACCGCATTCGATGTGAACATTGCAGGAACATTCAACGTACTCGAAGCTTGCGTGAAGAACAAAGTGAAAAAACTGATCTATTCTTCTTCCGCTTCTGTTTATGGCGATGCAGTGGAAGTTCCGATGACGGAAGATCATCCGTTCAATAATAAAAATTTTTACGGATCAACGAAGATCGCCGGTGAAGCCATGTGCACGGCTTTCAATGATCGTTACGGTTTGAATGTGATCGGCCTGCGTTACATGAATGTGTACGGGCCCGGGCAGGATCAGCACGCGGTTTACAGCGGAGTCGTGCCCATCATGCTCAATAAGATCGATGCGAACGAAGCGCCCGTGATCAATGGCGATGGAACACAGGCATACGATTTTATTTATGTGGAAGATGTGGCTGCGTGCAATGTGGCTGCGCTGAAAAGTGATGTGAATTATGGTTTCTACAATGTGGGAACAGGTGTTCAAACCACTATCAAAACTCTTTGCGATACTATTCTCCGCCTGAAAAAGTCAGGTTTAAAAGTCACTTACAAACCCTATAGCGCGGATGATGCGCGCTCGCTCGTGCAGAACAGGATCGGTTCTAAAGAAAAAGCGGAGAAAGAACTGGGGTTTGTGTTCCAATACAACCTTGATGAAGGCCTTCTCCGTTTGATAAAGTGGAGAGACCAGTCCAGGAAATGA
- a CDS encoding acyltransferase, which produces MQNRNYGLDIVRAISIWLVLLQHTGVSPGGLKIGALGVEVFFVLSGFLIGQILLREVRKENSFHTLKKFWIRRWFRILPVYYLVLFTKLFFFGPFIGLKILYYVFFLQNNFYGIDFYNVTWSLVVEEWFYIFAPLFLMIAFYFSGHNPVRLLLWLVVFLIAENIFRLGYVLRRDTPFGGVNGNFPFRFDSLFCGVFIAFLRQEVQHVYARMRSVFYFIAGILFIAAYVFYIHSIIAPTDMRDHLIFPRTIGFFIFSISIAITIPFIEQLKFPSDNIAAKIPFHFFTQTSLLTYSIYLIHPLVFPYFISKTSSTFHAALAIVVVYACAFVIYYSFEKPVLKLRERFA; this is translated from the coding sequence ATGCAGAACAGGAACTACGGACTGGATATTGTGAGGGCCATTTCCATCTGGCTTGTTTTGCTGCAGCATACAGGAGTAAGCCCGGGCGGACTCAAGATAGGCGCACTCGGCGTAGAAGTTTTTTTTGTGCTGAGCGGATTTCTCATCGGGCAAATACTTTTGCGCGAGGTTCGGAAAGAAAATAGTTTTCATACGCTGAAAAAATTCTGGATCCGGCGATGGTTTCGTATTCTTCCCGTTTATTATCTGGTGCTATTCACGAAATTATTTTTCTTCGGGCCATTCATCGGTTTGAAAATACTCTACTATGTGTTTTTCCTGCAGAATAATTTTTACGGTATCGATTTTTATAATGTGACGTGGAGTTTGGTTGTGGAAGAATGGTTTTACATTTTTGCGCCGCTTTTTCTCATGATCGCATTTTATTTCTCGGGACACAATCCTGTTCGGCTGCTTTTATGGCTGGTTGTTTTTCTTATTGCAGAAAATATTTTCCGGCTGGGGTACGTTCTCCGTCGCGATACGCCGTTCGGTGGAGTGAATGGGAATTTTCCATTCCGTTTCGATTCACTTTTCTGCGGAGTGTTCATTGCTTTTCTGCGCCAGGAAGTGCAGCACGTGTACGCGCGAATGCGATCCGTGTTTTATTTCATCGCAGGAATTTTATTCATCGCTGCTTATGTTTTTTATATTCATTCCATTATTGCGCCAACTGATATGAGGGACCATCTTATTTTTCCACGCACTATCGGATTTTTTATTTTCAGTATTTCCATCGCGATCACGATCCCTTTCATCGAGCAATTGAAATTTCCGTCGGATAATATTGCTGCAAAAATCCCATTTCATTTTTTTACCCAAACCAGCCTTCTTACTTACAGCATTTATCTTATTCACCCGTTGGTGTTTCCTTATTTCATTTCAAAAACGAGTTCCACATTTCACGCAGCTCTTGCGATCGTGGTCGTTTACGCCTGCGCGTTCGTGATCTATTATTCATTCGAAAAACCGGTGTTGAAATTGCGGGAACGCTTCGCCTGA
- a CDS encoding class I SAM-dependent methyltransferase, with the protein MKLITLPVERIIDLSLQVGMIPDAKFHYRFEEYSKWQMDALIECGMKPQHKLLDIGCGPLRLGIQAINYLDDSNYCGMDAYPPFIDLGKLFFTETGLKKKYQVILDQEFNFRKFNETFDFAIAQSVFTHLSKEQIETCMRNLKAVMKKGGTLLFTNIQTDYPRGFLYGGIHPMISGAFCNPDYYRAIAKDLQIEFVEKTVKHPTQIAHLFRF; encoded by the coding sequence ATGAAACTGATCACCCTACCCGTTGAACGTATTATCGATCTGAGTTTGCAGGTTGGAATGATTCCTGATGCAAAATTCCATTATCGTTTCGAAGAATATTCCAAATGGCAGATGGATGCGCTCATCGAATGCGGAATGAAACCGCAACATAAATTGCTCGACATCGGTTGCGGCCCGCTCCGCCTCGGAATACAGGCAATAAATTATCTCGATGATTCCAATTATTGCGGAATGGATGCTTATCCTCCTTTCATCGATCTTGGAAAATTATTTTTTACGGAAACCGGTTTGAAGAAAAAATACCAGGTGATCCTCGACCAGGAATTCAACTTCCGGAAATTCAACGAAACATTCGATTTCGCAATTGCACAATCGGTATTCACCCATCTTTCAAAAGAACAGATAGAAACCTGCATGCGAAACCTGAAGGCGGTGATGAAAAAAGGAGGAACACTTCTATTCACCAATATTCAAACCGATTACCCGAGAGGTTTTCTTTACGGCGGAATTCACCCGATGATCTCAGGCGCATTCTGCAACCCGGATTATTATCGCGCCATCGCGAAAGATCTGCAAATTGAATTTGTAGAAAAAACAGTGAAGCATCCCACTCAAATCGCTCATCTTTTCAGATTCTGA
- a CDS encoding acyl carrier protein — protein sequence MDKKEILNQVSTILKTVFDNDALTITEKTSALDIEEWDSLTHIQVVVSAEKHFKIKFTSMEIMAFKTVGDMCDAVERKLIS from the coding sequence ATGGACAAAAAAGAAATTCTGAACCAGGTCAGCACAATTCTCAAAACAGTTTTTGATAATGATGCGCTCACCATCACTGAAAAAACTTCTGCACTCGACATCGAGGAATGGGATTCGCTCACGCATATTCAGGTGGTGGTGTCGGCCGAAAAGCATTTCAAAATAAAATTCACTTCCATGGAGATCATGGCATTCAAAACGGTGGGCGATATGTGCGATGCCGTTGAAAGAAAATTAATATCCTGA
- a CDS encoding HAD-IIIC family phosphatase: MDLIDFNTLRKNLKKDFSSLKKLRVAILGDSATQFLAQAVRGYGYERAYDLEIFEADYDQVDLQVFDERSAMYNFHPDFVIIFCSVRKLLKNFYNTPKDHRKNFAEKKAEWFSSIGEAISSRTHARIICMNFPAHDDSVFGNYANKVESSFTWQLRSLNMNLMKWAADKKNIFIADVAMLQSRFGNEIMSDPKMYLSADMIFSLDFIPHVAKSLVDIILSIDGTFHKCLILDLDNTLWGGIIGDDGIENIQIGDLGAGKAFTGLQLWAKQLKERGIIIAVCSKNDEKIAKEPFEKHPDMVLRMEDIAVFAANWESKIDNIKYIQSVLQVGFDSMVFIDDNPFERNIIREHLPAVTVPELPEDPAEYLDHLQSLNLFETASVSEEDEQRTKQYQKEAERNVAQRSFTSEKDFLESLEMVSVIKHFDKFSTPRIAQLSQRSNQFNLRTVRYTESEIETLSSSKEHIHLTFTLVDKFGDNGLIAVIILKKIKPDAWFIDTWLMSCRVLRRGMENFALNTIVKQVRDKGGKILIGEYIPTAKNIMVKEHYRDLGFKERNGQWQLDLEKYPERPCFIRADYQNGKE; the protein is encoded by the coding sequence ATGGATCTTATAGATTTCAACACACTTCGTAAAAATCTTAAAAAAGATTTTTCTTCATTGAAGAAACTTCGCGTCGCCATCCTCGGCGATTCTGCAACGCAGTTTCTTGCGCAGGCGGTGCGCGGGTACGGGTACGAACGTGCGTACGACCTTGAAATTTTTGAAGCGGATTACGACCAGGTGGATCTCCAGGTTTTTGACGAACGTTCCGCGATGTATAATTTTCATCCCGATTTCGTTATTATTTTCTGCTCGGTGAGAAAACTGCTGAAAAATTTTTACAACACACCGAAAGATCATCGCAAAAATTTTGCAGAAAAAAAAGCAGAGTGGTTTTCTTCTATTGGCGAAGCCATCAGTTCACGTACGCATGCGCGTATCATCTGCATGAATTTTCCGGCGCACGACGATTCTGTTTTCGGAAATTATGCGAATAAAGTCGAAAGTTCTTTCACCTGGCAGCTGCGTTCGCTGAACATGAACCTGATGAAATGGGCCGCGGACAAAAAAAACATCTTTATTGCTGATGTTGCTATGCTCCAGTCGCGTTTCGGAAATGAAATCATGTCCGATCCGAAAATGTATCTCAGCGCCGACATGATCTTCAGTCTCGATTTTATTCCGCATGTGGCGAAATCATTGGTGGATATTATTCTTTCCATCGACGGAACTTTTCACAAATGCCTTATCCTTGATCTCGACAACACCCTGTGGGGCGGAATCATTGGTGATGATGGAATTGAAAATATTCAGATCGGGGATCTTGGTGCCGGAAAAGCATTCACCGGGTTGCAGCTCTGGGCAAAGCAACTGAAGGAACGCGGAATTATTATCGCAGTCTGCAGCAAGAACGATGAGAAAATTGCAAAAGAACCATTCGAAAAACATCCGGACATGGTTTTGAGAATGGAAGACATCGCCGTGTTTGCCGCGAACTGGGAAAGCAAGATCGACAACATAAAATATATTCAATCGGTTCTGCAGGTCGGTTTCGACTCCATGGTTTTCATTGACGATAATCCGTTCGAAAGAAATATTATCCGCGAGCATCTTCCTGCGGTCACAGTTCCCGAATTGCCGGAAGATCCGGCTGAGTACCTCGATCATCTTCAGTCACTCAATCTTTTCGAAACGGCATCTGTTTCGGAAGAAGATGAGCAACGGACCAAACAGTATCAAAAGGAAGCGGAGCGAAATGTAGCACAACGCAGTTTTACCAGTGAAAAAGATTTTCTTGAAAGCCTTGAAATGGTTTCGGTAATAAAACATTTTGACAAGTTCAGCACGCCGCGTATTGCACAACTTTCTCAACGTTCGAACCAATTCAATCTCCGCACAGTTCGTTACACAGAATCAGAAATTGAAACGCTTTCTTCATCGAAAGAGCACATCCATCTCACTTTTACACTCGTTGATAAATTCGGTGACAATGGTTTGATCGCTGTTATCATTCTGAAAAAAATAAAACCGGATGCATGGTTCATCGATACCTGGCTTATGAGTTGCCGTGTGCTTCGCCGCGGAATGGAAAATTTTGCTTTGAACACCATCGTGAAACAGGTTCGGGATAAAGGAGGAAAAATTCTCATTGGTGAATATATTCCAACGGCTAAAAACATAATGGTGAAAGAACATTACAGGGATCTCGGCTTCAAAGAAAGGAACGGTCAATGGCAACTTGATCTTGAAAAATATCCGGAGCGCCCATGTTTCATCAGGGCCGATTATCAGAACGGAAAGGAATGA
- a CDS encoding VOC family protein, translated as MLEFHHVGCIVESIDASVALHLESNGGKISEKFHITSQKVTVCFAELAPGIHIEFVQADETGSVIDGLKKKHTTYYHLGYKVADFDKAVAQLESTDHKVLSIFSSEAFLGKRCAFLFTPDMRLIELIEK; from the coding sequence ATGCTCGAATTCCACCACGTAGGCTGTATTGTTGAAAGCATTGATGCGTCGGTTGCTTTGCATCTTGAGTCGAATGGAGGAAAAATTTCTGAAAAATTTCACATCACATCACAGAAGGTCACCGTTTGTTTCGCGGAACTTGCGCCTGGAATTCATATTGAATTTGTGCAGGCCGATGAAACAGGGTCAGTGATCGACGGTTTGAAAAAAAAACACACCACCTACTATCATCTCGGTTACAAAGTTGCTGACTTCGACAAGGCGGTCGCACAATTGGAAAGTACAGATCATAAAGTGCTGAGCATTTTTTCTTCCGAAGCTTTCCTTGGAAAAAGATGCGCGTTCCTTTTTACTCCCGATATGCGGCTGATAGAGCTTATCGAGAAATGA
- a CDS encoding MBOAT family protein, which translates to MLFNSFNFLVFFPVVTGLYFLLPHRFRWFMLLAASCFFYMFFIPAYVLILIFTIIVDYFAGLLLGKEKNARRKKLWLIMSLVANIGVLAVFKYYNFFNTNFEELAHRLGWNYGIPMLKMVLPIGLSFHTFQAMSYTIEVFRGNQKAEKHFGIYALYVMYYPQLVAGPIERPQNMLWQFRVPQTFDYVRVTDGLKLMAWGLFKKVVIADRLSTLANPVFDHPQNYEGISMLVATIFFSFQIYCDFSGYSDIALGASQVMGIKLMKNFDRPYFSKSISEFWKRWHISLSSWFRDYLYIPLGGNQKGKFFTYRNLFLTFLISGFWHGANWTFIIWGALHGSYLIFAILTQGTRKKMRDLLGITKRKLLDKILQAAIVFSLVSFAWIFFRADSLAKAWYMISHIATGVPKYIYHFLTNRHFLWLEPITLKRDLHAIWFEYVVIFIAIALMESVHWLQRGRSGRELLRTKPVTVRWGFYIGLTWLILLFGVYHSKNEFIYFQF; encoded by the coding sequence ATGTTATTCAACTCTTTCAATTTCCTTGTTTTTTTTCCTGTTGTAACCGGGCTTTATTTTCTTTTGCCGCATCGTTTCCGCTGGTTCATGCTGCTCGCCGCCAGTTGTTTTTTCTACATGTTCTTCATCCCGGCGTATGTGCTCATTCTCATTTTTACCATCATCGTCGATTATTTTGCGGGGCTGCTCCTCGGGAAAGAAAAAAATGCACGCAGGAAAAAGTTGTGGCTCATCATGAGTCTCGTTGCCAACATAGGCGTTCTTGCTGTTTTCAAATATTACAATTTCTTCAATACCAATTTTGAAGAGCTCGCACACCGGCTCGGATGGAATTATGGAATTCCAATGTTGAAAATGGTTCTGCCCATCGGGCTTTCCTTTCACACGTTCCAGGCGATGAGTTACACGATCGAAGTTTTCCGCGGGAACCAGAAAGCGGAAAAACATTTCGGGATCTATGCGCTCTACGTGATGTATTATCCGCAGCTCGTTGCCGGCCCCATCGAACGCCCGCAGAATATGTTGTGGCAATTCCGCGTTCCGCAAACATTCGATTACGTGCGCGTGACCGACGGATTGAAATTAATGGCGTGGGGGCTTTTCAAAAAAGTGGTGATCGCCGATCGTTTATCTACACTCGCAAATCCTGTTTTCGACCACCCGCAGAATTACGAAGGGATCTCCATGCTGGTCGCCACGATCTTTTTCAGTTTCCAGATCTATTGTGATTTTTCCGGTTATTCCGACATCGCTCTTGGCGCATCGCAGGTGATGGGAATAAAACTGATGAAAAATTTTGATCGTCCGTATTTTTCAAAATCAATTTCGGAATTCTGGAAACGCTGGCACATTTCTCTTTCTTCCTGGTTCCGCGATTACCTCTACATTCCGCTTGGTGGAAACCAGAAAGGAAAATTTTTCACGTACCGCAATCTCTTTCTCACTTTTCTCATCAGCGGATTCTGGCACGGTGCCAACTGGACCTTCATTATCTGGGGAGCATTGCACGGTTCGTACCTCATCTTTGCAATTCTCACACAGGGGACAAGAAAAAAGATGCGCGATCTTCTTGGCATCACGAAAAGAAAATTACTCGACAAAATTCTGCAGGCGGCAATAGTTTTTTCTCTTGTAAGTTTTGCATGGATATTTTTCCGCGCCGATTCGCTGGCAAAAGCGTGGTACATGATCTCGCATATTGCTACCGGTGTTCCGAAATATATTTATCACTTTCTCACCAATCGTCATTTTCTGTGGCTCGAACCGATCACGCTCAAACGCGATCTTCATGCGATCTGGTTTGAATACGTGGTTATTTTCATCGCCATTGCATTGATGGAAAGTGTGCACTGGTTGCAGCGGGGAAGAAGCGGCCGTGAATTACTCCGCACAAAACCAGTAACAGTGCGCTGGGGATTTTACATCGGGCTTACGTGGCTCATTCTTCTCTTCGGTGTTTACCACAGTAAAAATGAATTCATCTATTTTCAATTCTGA
- a CDS encoding SGNH/GDSL hydrolase family protein gives MKRFLYKSVLFVVLVFAPLYPLAHFYDRQIQKDTAEKGIWVLSLKNKTFDYVLVGSSRVFNVVSPLVMDSVLGMKGVNLGVGGTGYAENFLLLDQFFKNGNKAKIILIQVDMWGLLAPEKAYSHPFNDQCYLFLIGKGTSDSVIAKNTNPLKHVLRKYLPFFSYAEYNNIYPMNSVYAGFPHKPADFEKEAGVYLRDNDGQRDKVFTDSLKVQHREYCAASAESLQQLIALARKHNCTVVFFTSPTYSVYLPYEPDNKVMHDSLDAIANRNSIPYFDFEKSSICDERKDFRDFTHLNRKGSGIFSALLADSLLDWMTQR, from the coding sequence TTGAAACGTTTTTTATATAAATCGGTTTTGTTTGTTGTGCTTGTTTTTGCACCGCTCTATCCGCTTGCACATTTTTATGACCGGCAGATTCAGAAGGACACTGCAGAAAAAGGGATTTGGGTGCTTTCACTGAAGAATAAAACTTTTGATTATGTACTCGTTGGTTCATCGCGGGTTTTCAATGTTGTTTCTCCTTTGGTGATGGACAGCGTGCTTGGAATGAAAGGTGTGAATCTTGGCGTTGGAGGAACAGGTTATGCAGAGAATTTTCTGCTGCTCGATCAGTTTTTCAAAAATGGCAACAAAGCAAAAATTATATTGATACAGGTGGATATGTGGGGACTGCTTGCACCAGAAAAAGCGTATTCCCATCCTTTCAATGATCAGTGTTATCTTTTTCTCATTGGCAAAGGAACTTCCGATTCTGTCATTGCTAAAAACACCAATCCGCTGAAACATGTCCTGAGAAAATATCTTCCGTTCTTTTCTTACGCGGAGTACAATAATATTTACCCGATGAATTCCGTTTATGCAGGATTTCCGCACAAGCCCGCCGATTTTGAAAAAGAAGCCGGTGTTTATCTCCGTGACAACGATGGACAGCGCGATAAAGTTTTTACGGATTCATTGAAAGTGCAACATCGTGAATATTGCGCAGCTTCTGCAGAATCGCTCCAACAACTCATTGCTCTTGCCAGAAAACATAATTGCACGGTGGTGTTTTTTACATCGCCTACTTATTCAGTTTATCTTCCTTATGAACCCGATAATAAAGTGATGCACGATTCGCTCGATGCGATCGCGAACAGGAATTCCATCCCGTATTTTGATTTTGAAAAAAGTTCTATTTGCGATGAGCGCAAGGATTTCCGCGATTTTACACATCTCAACAGGAAAGGATCAGGAATATTTTCGGCGCTCCTTGCTGATTCACTCCTGGACTGGATGACACAACGATGA